A DNA window from Ornithinimicrobium humiphilum contains the following coding sequences:
- a CDS encoding DUF6049 family protein has protein sequence MHRSARRSAWAVRPRAAAATVALAGLLLSVLPGLPAPAVATPAPASVAEEQDDEEQDAPGVRVVLDQVVPAVARVGEPLTLRGRIVNDGDQRHRLGLVTVRAAWSPLVNRADVTHWLEGRDERDAGWFLGQDDVGPVVVPGASVPFSVTVPETGLDALPGDLAVLALEIVATGEAEPGSTGPVPEPVSLRTVVTAARTDRVATPLDTAWVVPLTLPADPDLTSRDDTDRHRAWAAATGPGSPLRTWLEDLTLPSVTWLVDPSVLVPVDPADDLAEEDPEEAPGTGGDGTDAPGTTSEPSPTGREDSDDPAVTSAPGEEEDGGDPGPDRNAASDDADGTPGGEDGSEEDGSPDVDEAGATATAAPDEATSTASPGGLEEGQDLGSRPDDPEEPVTAADVTSGLVALRGLLARADEDQLWWTPVGDPDVAALLEDGQSPATARGVLDLPMADTPVTVERLLRRGRSDVAWPVLAAPGADQVIGLDRYWATRTATPEGLAGIVVPRESLTGGSNAVVGTAARPLQGVDGIVALGVDTRASSLLAGAREDSARSGAGAVTQRLLADSLTAYQQDPDAVRSMLYVPPRATDVPSDVLTALSEGLGEAPWIRTVAAGDLLTAAQATPPVALTGVAPEPSVLGSTITGRVEPGASPLDAASQRRLARLGSSLAGLTEILEDGSAVRSWETLLAHLWSARWRGSQDAWGQAWQGARRPAVQAQRAVHVNPSTVNFLSEQGIVQVTVVNDLPVAVEGVRVELVPDHNILRVIQQPDPVTIGPRSRATVSFTAQAVTRGVTTVNARLTTPNGTTLGDDARVSVRVQPTGVWIYWVLGSLAGLVLVLGLVRARRTAPRSAVVAASGGPDPSSTPTPEENR, from the coding sequence GTGCACCGGTCAGCCCGCCGCTCCGCGTGGGCGGTTCGTCCCCGCGCCGCGGCAGCGACCGTCGCGCTCGCCGGCCTCCTCCTCTCGGTCCTCCCCGGGCTGCCGGCACCGGCCGTGGCGACGCCGGCACCGGCGTCCGTCGCCGAGGAGCAGGACGACGAGGAGCAGGACGCCCCCGGGGTGCGCGTCGTGCTCGACCAGGTCGTCCCCGCCGTCGCCCGGGTGGGCGAGCCGCTGACGCTCCGCGGCCGCATCGTCAACGACGGCGACCAGCGCCACCGGTTGGGCCTCGTCACGGTGCGGGCGGCGTGGTCGCCCCTGGTGAACCGCGCCGACGTCACGCACTGGCTGGAGGGCCGCGACGAGCGCGACGCCGGCTGGTTCCTGGGTCAGGACGACGTCGGTCCGGTGGTCGTGCCCGGCGCGAGCGTGCCGTTCTCCGTGACCGTCCCCGAGACCGGTCTGGACGCCCTGCCCGGCGACCTGGCCGTGCTGGCGCTGGAGATCGTCGCGACCGGCGAGGCCGAGCCCGGCTCGACCGGGCCCGTCCCCGAGCCGGTGAGCCTGCGCACCGTCGTGACGGCGGCCCGGACCGACCGGGTCGCCACCCCGCTCGACACCGCCTGGGTCGTGCCGCTGACGCTGCCGGCCGACCCCGACCTGACGAGCCGCGACGACACCGACCGCCACCGGGCCTGGGCCGCGGCCACCGGTCCCGGGTCGCCCCTGCGCACCTGGCTGGAGGACCTCACCCTGCCGTCGGTCACCTGGCTGGTGGACCCCTCGGTGCTCGTGCCCGTCGACCCCGCCGACGACCTCGCCGAGGAGGATCCCGAGGAGGCCCCTGGGACCGGGGGTGACGGGACCGACGCCCCCGGCACCACGTCCGAGCCGTCCCCCACCGGCCGGGAGGACTCCGACGACCCCGCCGTCACCTCCGCCCCCGGCGAGGAGGAGGACGGGGGCGACCCGGGGCCGGACCGGAACGCCGCCTCCGACGACGCCGACGGGACGCCCGGCGGCGAGGACGGGTCCGAGGAGGACGGCTCACCGGACGTCGACGAGGCCGGGGCGACGGCGACCGCGGCCCCGGACGAGGCCACCAGCACCGCCTCCCCCGGAGGTCTGGAGGAGGGGCAGGACCTCGGCTCCCGGCCCGACGACCCCGAGGAGCCGGTGACCGCCGCGGACGTGACGAGCGGCCTCGTGGCCCTGCGGGGTCTGCTCGCCCGCGCCGACGAGGACCAGCTGTGGTGGACGCCCGTCGGGGATCCCGACGTGGCCGCGCTGCTCGAGGACGGGCAGTCCCCGGCCACGGCCCGCGGCGTGCTCGACCTGCCGATGGCCGACACCCCGGTCACGGTGGAGCGCCTGCTGCGCCGCGGACGCAGCGACGTCGCCTGGCCCGTCCTCGCGGCCCCGGGGGCCGACCAGGTGATCGGGCTGGACCGCTACTGGGCGACCCGGACGGCCACGCCGGAGGGCCTGGCCGGGATCGTCGTGCCCCGCGAGTCGCTCACCGGCGGGTCCAACGCCGTGGTCGGCACGGCCGCGCGCCCCCTGCAGGGCGTGGACGGGATCGTCGCCCTGGGCGTGGACACCCGGGCCTCCTCGCTGCTCGCCGGGGCCCGCGAGGACTCGGCGCGGTCGGGTGCGGGAGCGGTGACCCAGCGCCTCCTCGCGGACAGCCTCACGGCATACCAGCAGGACCCGGACGCGGTCCGCTCCATGCTCTACGTCCCCCCGCGCGCCACGGACGTGCCCTCCGACGTGCTCACGGCGCTCTCCGAGGGCCTCGGCGAGGCGCCCTGGATCCGCACCGTCGCGGCCGGGGACCTCCTCACCGCCGCCCAGGCGACCCCGCCCGTGGCCCTGACCGGGGTGGCCCCGGAGCCGAGCGTGCTCGGCTCCACCATCACCGGCCGCGTCGAGCCCGGCGCCAGCCCCCTCGACGCCGCCTCCCAGCGGCGGCTCGCCCGGCTGGGCAGCTCGCTGGCCGGCCTGACGGAGATCCTCGAGGACGGCTCGGCCGTGCGCTCGTGGGAGACCCTCCTGGCCCACCTGTGGTCCGCCCGCTGGCGCGGGTCGCAGGACGCGTGGGGGCAGGCCTGGCAGGGCGCCCGGCGGCCGGCCGTGCAGGCCCAGCGCGCCGTCCACGTCAACCCGAGCACCGTCAACTTCCTGTCCGAGCAGGGCATCGTGCAGGTGACCGTGGTCAACGACCTGCCGGTCGCCGTCGAGGGCGTCCGGGTCGAGCTGGTCCCCGACCACAACATCCTGCGCGTGATCCAGCAGCCCGATCCGGTCACCATCGGTCCCCGCAGCCGGGCGACGGTCTCCTTCACCGCCCAGGCCGTCACCCGCGGCGTGACGACCGTCAACGCGCGCCTGACGACCCCCAACGGCACGACCCTCGGGGACGACGCCAGGGTGAGCGTGCGGGTGCAGCCCACGGGTGTGTGGATCTACTGGGTCCTGGGCAGCCTCGCCGGGCTGGTCCTCGTCCTCGGGCTGGTCCGCGCCCGGCGCACCGCGCCCCGGTCCGCCGTCGTGGCCGCGTCCGGTGGTCCGGACCCGAGCAGCACCCCCACCCCGGAGGAGAACCGGTGA
- the murJ gene encoding murein biosynthesis integral membrane protein MurJ — protein MSTSPPPSSPASSASLARSSLVMAGGTFVSRLLGLLRVTLLVAAIGVTTPAANVWQAANSLPNTIYVLMAAGVLNVVLLPQITRALLRGDEGRDYTDRLLTLALTVLVVGTVVFVAAAPLITKVYNLKWAWGGPELSLAILFAYLCIPQILFYGLHALLGQVLSAHHRFAAFMWSPALANVVAIAGIVVFMRRYPEARLAPDDGGIPLDAWTPGMIWLLAGTATLGIVLQAVVLVPVVRSTGFRWAFRWGFRGVGLGSASRMAGWSLSDVGVSQLGMLAVYNVLAWVTVAAPTAPAKAAYDNAFLVYILPHSMVALSLLTAIYPVLSKAAARDALGEMAEHTSRGLRLLGTAMVPLAVAMIVFAPYIIRVIFPRNSDPRAMAPILLTLSLGLVSYGVYLLCARVFYSFEDARTPFRFQLAITAVLIVFLLLAFTSPTRAAMMVALGQALGQTTAAVLGLRAVRRRLPAAQLQLRAVATTFLRAAGAAVVAAIPTWALMHLLVPGDYLRTFSVDGGQWLRTVLALASCGLVYLAVYAVVAHRLGVAELAEAAGPLLRRIPGGARFLPGAGARSSGTAGEESSTEDTTGASEGDGPDPGYRGVSDLPTGPTPGHPDDSGALPLAVWSDIPWEGRGGAAPSPQPDPLPSRGETGASADGSSGARASREGSDATADTLRWDTAPPGATRKDGDMDRLEVGTLLGERYALDELLARREGGTLEYWSARDVTLGRLVAVTVLPATGGFEATASAVLDGARRVASVDDPRLVRVLDVGSEDGLCWIIEEGLSEAESLASLVSQEPLAPEEARRIVGESAAGLESARRRGLHHLYLNPHSVLRTSDGTVKISGVGVAAALEGADDVTAAEASLIDTADLVSLLYTGLTGRWPGEDLPGLRPARRTADGSYLAPSEVVGGVPGDLDALCRAVLGPEGGALPQTPGELARQLSPWSSEMVVGRRPGSLSAPGRGASNPTDGVLSSASGASAAAAAAHPSDTEHADPDATARVPAPPRGGDETGEGFFGRGRDLTGPQEPAGRGGRPSTAELLGVRSTGDRISPRTSGASRPAPERSTEGEPPTLREERGTGAQTAVVMLVLLGLLGLAVVLGWSALRGLGGGDDPEVAQPDGGVATATATSDPAPTTAGPAPSAPAETTEPAQPAPPVASGGAVSILGISSFDPQGDGDENSDLSPLAVDGDPATEWRSHTYFSADWGGLKTGTGLVLDLGDGAQVSSVEVQLGEGDMGVTAYLSDAATTDGATELGSSESASGTFTATPGEPATGRYLIVWFDRAWSSPEGEVVSVREITVR, from the coding sequence GTGAGCACGTCCCCGCCCCCCTCGTCGCCCGCCTCGTCGGCCTCGCTGGCACGGTCGAGCCTGGTGATGGCCGGGGGCACCTTCGTCTCCCGGCTGCTCGGGCTGCTGCGGGTCACCCTGCTCGTCGCGGCGATCGGCGTGACCACTCCCGCCGCCAACGTCTGGCAGGCCGCCAACAGCCTGCCCAACACCATCTACGTGCTGATGGCGGCCGGCGTGCTCAACGTCGTGCTGCTGCCGCAGATCACCCGCGCGCTGCTGCGCGGCGACGAGGGACGCGACTACACCGACCGTCTCCTCACCCTCGCCCTGACCGTCCTCGTCGTGGGCACCGTGGTCTTCGTCGCCGCGGCCCCGCTCATCACCAAGGTCTACAACCTCAAGTGGGCCTGGGGCGGACCGGAGCTGAGCCTGGCGATCCTCTTCGCCTACCTGTGCATCCCGCAGATCCTCTTCTACGGCCTCCACGCCCTGCTCGGCCAGGTGCTCTCCGCGCACCACCGGTTCGCGGCCTTCATGTGGAGCCCCGCCCTCGCCAACGTCGTCGCGATCGCCGGCATCGTCGTCTTCATGCGCCGCTATCCCGAGGCGCGCCTGGCCCCCGACGACGGTGGCATCCCCCTCGACGCGTGGACCCCGGGGATGATCTGGCTGCTGGCCGGGACGGCGACCCTCGGGATCGTGCTCCAGGCGGTCGTGCTGGTCCCGGTGGTGCGCAGCACCGGCTTCCGGTGGGCGTTCCGGTGGGGCTTCCGCGGCGTGGGGCTGGGCTCGGCCTCGCGGATGGCGGGCTGGTCGCTCTCGGACGTCGGTGTCAGCCAGCTGGGCATGCTCGCGGTCTACAACGTGCTGGCGTGGGTCACCGTCGCGGCCCCCACCGCGCCCGCCAAGGCGGCCTACGACAACGCCTTCCTCGTCTACATCCTCCCTCACTCGATGGTGGCGCTCTCGCTGCTCACCGCGATCTACCCGGTGCTGTCCAAGGCGGCGGCCCGCGACGCCCTCGGCGAGATGGCCGAGCACACCTCGCGCGGGCTGCGGCTGCTCGGGACCGCCATGGTGCCGCTGGCGGTCGCCATGATCGTCTTCGCGCCCTACATCATCCGCGTGATCTTCCCGCGCAACTCCGACCCCCGGGCCATGGCCCCGATCCTGCTGACGCTGTCGCTCGGCCTGGTCTCCTACGGCGTCTACCTGCTCTGCGCGCGGGTGTTCTACTCCTTCGAGGACGCCCGGACGCCGTTCCGCTTCCAGCTGGCCATCACCGCCGTGCTGATCGTCTTCCTGCTGCTGGCGTTCACCTCGCCCACCCGCGCCGCCATGATGGTGGCGCTCGGGCAGGCGCTGGGGCAGACGACGGCGGCGGTGCTGGGCCTGCGGGCCGTGCGACGGCGGCTGCCGGCCGCGCAGCTGCAGCTGCGCGCCGTGGCCACCACCTTCCTGCGCGCCGCCGGCGCCGCGGTCGTCGCCGCGATCCCCACCTGGGCGCTCATGCACCTCCTCGTGCCGGGCGACTACCTCCGCACCTTCTCGGTCGACGGGGGCCAGTGGCTGCGCACCGTCCTCGCGCTCGCGTCCTGCGGGCTGGTCTACCTCGCGGTCTACGCCGTCGTGGCCCACCGCCTGGGTGTGGCCGAGCTCGCCGAGGCGGCAGGGCCGCTGCTGCGCCGCATACCCGGTGGGGCGCGCTTCCTCCCCGGTGCCGGAGCCAGGTCCTCCGGCACCGCCGGCGAGGAGTCCTCGACCGAGGACACCACCGGTGCCTCCGAGGGGGACGGCCCGGACCCGGGCTACCGCGGGGTCTCCGACCTGCCCACCGGCCCCACGCCGGGGCACCCGGACGACAGCGGCGCCCTGCCGCTGGCCGTCTGGTCCGACATCCCCTGGGAGGGTCGCGGCGGCGCTGCGCCCTCGCCGCAGCCCGACCCCCTACCCTCGAGGGGGGAGACGGGGGCCTCCGCGGACGGGTCCTCCGGCGCACGCGCGTCGCGCGAGGGGTCGGACGCGACAGCGGACACACTAAGGTGGGACACCGCCCCGCCTGGGGCGACCAGGAAGGACGGCGACATGGATCGGCTCGAGGTGGGCACCCTGCTGGGTGAACGCTACGCGCTCGACGAGCTGCTGGCCCGCCGCGAGGGCGGGACCCTCGAGTACTGGTCCGCCCGGGACGTGACGCTCGGCCGCCTCGTCGCGGTCACCGTGCTGCCCGCCACCGGCGGCTTCGAGGCGACGGCGTCGGCGGTGCTCGACGGTGCCCGCCGGGTGGCCTCTGTCGACGACCCGCGCCTGGTGCGCGTGCTCGACGTCGGCAGCGAGGACGGCCTCTGCTGGATCATCGAGGAGGGCCTGAGCGAGGCCGAGTCGCTCGCCTCGCTCGTCTCGCAGGAGCCGCTGGCACCGGAGGAGGCCCGCCGGATCGTCGGCGAGAGCGCCGCCGGCCTGGAGTCCGCCCGCCGCCGCGGCCTGCACCACCTCTACCTCAACCCCCACTCGGTGCTGCGCACCAGCGACGGCACCGTGAAGATCTCCGGCGTGGGCGTCGCGGCGGCGCTCGAGGGCGCCGACGACGTCACGGCGGCCGAGGCCTCGCTCATCGACACCGCGGACCTCGTCTCGCTGCTCTACACCGGCCTCACCGGCCGCTGGCCCGGCGAGGACCTCCCCGGCCTGCGCCCCGCCCGTCGCACCGCCGACGGCTCCTACCTGGCCCCGTCCGAGGTCGTGGGCGGCGTCCCCGGCGACCTCGACGCGCTGTGCCGGGCCGTGCTGGGCCCCGAGGGCGGCGCGCTGCCCCAGACCCCCGGCGAGCTGGCCCGCCAGCTCTCGCCCTGGTCCTCGGAGATGGTCGTCGGGCGGCGCCCGGGCTCGCTGAGCGCACCGGGCCGGGGCGCGAGCAACCCCACGGACGGCGTGCTGTCCTCGGCCTCGGGCGCGAGCGCCGCCGCGGCCGCCGCGCATCCTTCCGACACCGAGCACGCCGACCCCGACGCCACCGCCCGCGTGCCCGCGCCGCCCCGCGGCGGTGACGAGACCGGGGAGGGCTTCTTCGGGCGCGGCCGAGACCTCACCGGTCCGCAGGAGCCCGCCGGCCGCGGCGGTCGCCCCTCGACCGCCGAGCTGCTCGGCGTCCGCAGCACCGGCGACCGGATCTCCCCCCGCACCTCCGGGGCCTCCCGTCCCGCTCCGGAGCGGAGCACCGAGGGCGAGCCGCCGACGCTGCGCGAGGAGCGTGGCACCGGCGCCCAGACCGCCGTCGTCATGCTGGTCCTGCTCGGCCTGCTCGGCCTGGCCGTGGTCCTCGGCTGGAGCGCGCTGCGCGGCCTGGGCGGCGGCGACGACCCCGAGGTCGCCCAGCCCGACGGCGGGGTGGCCACCGCGACCGCGACCTCGGACCCGGCCCCCACGACGGCCGGACCCGCGCCGTCCGCACCGGCCGAGACCACCGAGCCCGCGCAGCCGGCACCCCCGGTGGCCTCGGGCGGAGCGGTGTCGATCCTGGGCATCAGCTCCTTCGACCCGCAGGGCGACGGCGACGAGAACTCCGACCTGAGCCCGCTCGCCGTCGACGGCGACCCGGCCACGGAGTGGCGCTCCCACACCTACTTCTCCGCCGACTGGGGCGGCCTGAAGACCGGCACGGGCCTCGTGCTCGACCTCGGCGACGGGGCGCAGGTGAGCTCGGTCGAGGTTCAGCTCGGCGAGGGCGACATGGGCGTCACGGCCTACCTCTCCGACGCGGCCACCACGGACGGGGCGACCGAGCTCGGGTCCTCCGAGTCCGCCAGCGGCACCTTCACCGCCACCCCGGGCGAGCCTGCGACCGGGCGCTACCTCATCGTGTGGTTCGACCGGGCCTGGTCCTCCCCGGAGGGAGAGGTCGTCAGCGTGCGCGAGATCACCGTCCGGTGA
- the sigM gene encoding RNA polymerase sigma factor SigM, producing MSVGPSRELAELDDHALLQLHQEGDAEAFGEIFRRHRDRMWALALRTTRDPEMASDAVQDAFLNAFRRAGSFRGDAQVTTWLHRITVNACLDRLRRVKPTSDIADHDPVEPRDRHTSVDVRLDVRAALEQLPEGQRLALTLVDMHGLSVAEAAQVLDVAEGTIKSRCSRGREAMARLLGLGEDGTDGVRG from the coding sequence GTGAGCGTGGGCCCGTCGCGCGAGCTCGCCGAGCTCGACGACCATGCCCTGCTGCAGCTGCACCAGGAGGGCGACGCGGAGGCCTTCGGGGAGATCTTCCGCCGCCACCGCGACCGGATGTGGGCCCTGGCGCTGCGCACCACCCGCGACCCGGAGATGGCCTCCGACGCGGTCCAGGACGCCTTCCTCAACGCCTTCCGCCGGGCCGGGTCCTTCCGCGGCGACGCCCAGGTGACCACCTGGCTGCACCGCATCACCGTCAACGCCTGCCTGGACCGGCTCCGACGGGTGAAGCCGACCTCCGACATCGCCGACCACGACCCGGTGGAGCCCCGTGACCGGCACACCTCGGTCGACGTGCGTCTCGACGTGCGGGCGGCGCTGGAGCAGCTGCCCGAGGGTCAGCGGCTCGCGCTGACGCTCGTCGACATGCACGGGCTCAGCGTCGCCGAGGCCGCCCAGGTGCTCGACGTGGCGGAGGGGACGATCAAGTCCCGCTGCTCCCGCGGCCGCGAGGCGATGGCGCGCCTGCTGGGCCTCGGCGAGGACGGCACCGACGGGGTCCGCGGATGA
- the trxB gene encoding thioredoxin-disulfide reductase: MTSQTDVMTPTPQPAGDGVREVIIIGSGPAGYTAAVYAARANLAPLVFEGSVTAGGALMNTTDVENFPGFPDGVMGPELMMNMREQAERFGAELVRDDVVEVDLTGPVKVVTDGNGDVHRAHAVILAMGSAYRELGIPDEHRLSGHGVSWCATCDGAFFRDQDIVVVGGGDSAMEEATFLSRFGRTVTVVHRRDELRASRIMAERALNDPKISFAWNSEVVALHGDPKLTSITLRDTVTGETRELEASGLFIAIGHDPRNELVQGQVELDEEGYVLTRGRGSATNLEGVFACGDLVDHTYRQAITAAGSGCMAALDAERYLAALPQTV, from the coding sequence ATGACCAGCCAGACCGACGTCATGACGCCCACGCCCCAGCCCGCCGGCGACGGCGTGCGCGAGGTCATCATCATCGGCTCCGGCCCCGCGGGTTACACCGCCGCCGTCTACGCGGCGCGCGCGAACCTCGCCCCCCTGGTCTTCGAGGGCTCCGTCACCGCCGGCGGCGCACTGATGAACACCACGGACGTCGAGAACTTCCCCGGCTTCCCGGACGGCGTCATGGGCCCCGAGCTCATGATGAACATGCGCGAGCAGGCCGAGCGCTTCGGCGCCGAGCTGGTGCGCGACGACGTCGTCGAGGTCGACCTCACCGGCCCGGTCAAGGTCGTGACCGACGGCAACGGCGACGTCCACCGGGCGCACGCCGTCATCCTGGCCATGGGCTCGGCCTACCGCGAGCTCGGCATCCCGGACGAGCACCGCCTCTCGGGGCACGGGGTCTCCTGGTGCGCCACCTGCGACGGCGCGTTCTTCCGCGACCAGGACATCGTGGTCGTCGGCGGGGGCGACTCCGCGATGGAGGAGGCCACCTTCCTGAGCCGGTTCGGGCGCACCGTGACCGTGGTGCACCGCCGCGACGAGCTGCGCGCCAGCCGCATCATGGCCGAGCGCGCACTCAACGACCCCAAGATCAGCTTCGCCTGGAACTCCGAGGTCGTCGCCCTCCACGGCGACCCCAAGCTCACCTCGATCACGTTGCGGGACACCGTAACTGGCGAGACGCGCGAGCTCGAGGCGTCCGGGCTGTTCATCGCCATCGGCCACGACCCGCGCAACGAGCTCGTGCAGGGCCAGGTCGAGCTGGACGAGGAGGGCTACGTCCTCACCCGGGGACGCGGCTCGGCCACCAACCTCGAGGGCGTCTTCGCCTGCGGCGACCTCGTCGACCACACCTACCGGCAGGCGATCACCGCCGCCGGCAGCGGCTGCATGGCCGCGCTCGACGCCGAGCGCTACCTGGCGGCGCTTCCCCAGACCGTCTGA
- the trxA gene encoding thioredoxin has translation MATTQTTDATFTEDVLQHDGPVLVDFWAPWCGPCKMVAPILEELSEEWGDKLKVVKLNTDENPQITQAYGITGIPTMNVYQGGEVVKTLVGALPKKKLAQELEQFTS, from the coding sequence ATGGCCACCACCCAGACCACCGACGCCACCTTCACCGAGGACGTGCTGCAGCACGACGGCCCCGTCCTCGTCGACTTCTGGGCCCCCTGGTGCGGGCCCTGCAAGATGGTCGCGCCCATCCTCGAGGAGCTCTCCGAGGAGTGGGGCGACAAGCTCAAGGTCGTCAAGCTCAACACCGACGAGAACCCCCAGATCACGCAGGCCTACGGCATCACGGGCATCCCCACGATGAACGTCTACCAGGGCGGGGAGGTCGTCAAGACCCTCGTCGGGGCGCTCCCGAAGAAGAAGCTGGCCCAGGAGCTGGAGCAGTTCACCAGCTGA
- a CDS encoding ParB/RepB/Spo0J family partition protein yields the protein MSDRRRGLGKGLGALIPSAPAGDRPADVFFPRAGVVTGTTEREVGPEDGFTGNIDPDGASVVSDPPVAAETSLPEGLSPVPGATFAEVPVSAIRPNPKQPRQVFDEDDLAELVASISELGVLQPVVVRPVPADEVEAGEPPYELVMGERRLRASKVAGKETVPAIVRSTGDEHMLRDALLENLHRAQLNPLEEAAAYQQLLEDFGCTHEELAARIGRSRPQISNTIRLLKLPPLVQRRVASGVLTAGHARALLGLPDGAAMERLAQRIVAEGLSVRSVEEIVLLGEDGPTPVQRRRGRAAPSPELEEVAQQLSERLDTRVQVTMGRRKGKITVEFAGQDDLQRILGALASE from the coding sequence ATGAGTGACCGTCGCCGAGGACTGGGCAAGGGCCTGGGTGCCCTCATCCCGTCGGCACCCGCAGGCGACCGGCCCGCCGACGTCTTCTTCCCCCGCGCGGGGGTCGTCACCGGCACCACCGAGCGCGAGGTCGGGCCCGAGGACGGTTTCACGGGAAACATCGACCCCGACGGGGCGTCGGTGGTGTCCGATCCGCCCGTGGCCGCTGAGACCTCCCTCCCCGAGGGGCTGTCGCCGGTCCCCGGAGCCACCTTCGCCGAGGTGCCCGTCTCTGCCATCAGGCCCAACCCCAAGCAGCCTCGCCAGGTCTTCGACGAGGACGACCTCGCCGAGCTCGTGGCCTCCATCTCCGAGCTCGGGGTGCTGCAGCCGGTCGTCGTGCGGCCCGTGCCGGCCGACGAGGTCGAGGCGGGAGAGCCGCCCTACGAGCTCGTCATGGGCGAGCGCCGGCTGCGCGCCTCCAAGGTGGCCGGCAAGGAGACCGTCCCCGCGATCGTGCGCAGCACCGGCGACGAGCACATGCTGCGTGACGCCCTGCTGGAGAACCTGCACCGGGCCCAGCTCAACCCCCTCGAGGAGGCTGCGGCCTACCAGCAGCTGCTCGAGGACTTCGGCTGCACCCACGAAGAGCTCGCCGCGCGCATCGGCCGGTCGCGACCCCAGATCTCCAACACCATCCGGCTGCTCAAGCTGCCGCCGCTGGTCCAGCGACGTGTCGCCTCCGGCGTCCTGACCGCCGGGCACGCCCGCGCCCTCCTCGGCCTGCCCGACGGCGCCGCCATGGAGCGGCTGGCCCAGCGCATCGTCGCCGAGGGTCTCTCCGTGCGTTCCGTGGAGGAGATCGTCCTCCTCGGCGAGGACGGCCCCACCCCGGTGCAGCGCCGCCGTGGCCGGGCCGCTCCCTCCCCGGAGCTGGAGGAGGTCGCCCAGCAGCTCTCCGAGCGCCTCGACACGCGGGTCCAGGTGACCATGGGTCGGCGCAAGGGCAAGATCACCGTCGAGTTCGCAGGTCAGGACGATCTGCAGCGCATCCTGGGAGCCCTCGCCAGCGAGTGA
- a CDS encoding ParA family protein produces MTTTHHGALGWPGTRPTSSFDAPSGAARTGLGWPGSASLDTLVGGDVSRETSTEEGHVADIAHSDGAAEDENTSEGDHRPAGGQPAAPERGAALQSSGGADVSRETEVSRETSTGIAQPDPTARTHGWTGTRILTVANQKGGVGKTTSTVNIAAAMAEAGLRVLVVDMDPQGNASTALSIPHQSGTTGIYDVLIDGVPLEEVVRESPHVPGLLGAPATIDLAGAEIELVPLVAREHRLRRALDVYLSSRAEGDEIDLVLIDCPPSLGLLTVNAFVAAREVLIPIQCEYYALEGLSQLLKNVELIQQHLNAELEVSTILLTMYDARTRLSADVAAQVREYFGPRVLRAAIPRSVRISEAPSHGETVITYDPTSTGALSYVEAAAEMRQLQEVSA; encoded by the coding sequence ATGACTACCACTCACCACGGCGCCCTCGGCTGGCCGGGAACGCGCCCCACCTCGTCCTTCGATGCCCCCTCCGGTGCGGCGCGCACGGGCCTGGGGTGGCCGGGCTCCGCCTCGCTGGACACGCTCGTCGGTGGTGACGTTTCCCGTGAAACATCGACGGAAGAGGGTCACGTGGCGGACATCGCCCACTCGGACGGCGCCGCGGAGGACGAGAACACCTCCGAAGGTGATCATCGACCAGCAGGCGGACAGCCTGCGGCGCCCGAGCGAGGTGCAGCCCTCCAGTCGTCGGGCGGTGCTGACGTTTCCCGTGAAACGGAGGTTTCCCGTGAAACGTCCACCGGGATCGCACAGCCAGATCCGACCGCGCGGACGCACGGCTGGACCGGCACGCGCATCCTCACGGTCGCCAACCAGAAGGGCGGCGTCGGCAAGACGACCTCGACGGTCAACATCGCGGCGGCGATGGCGGAAGCGGGCCTGCGCGTCCTGGTGGTCGACATGGACCCGCAGGGCAATGCGAGCACGGCCCTGAGCATCCCGCACCAGAGCGGCACGACCGGGATCTACGACGTCCTGATCGACGGCGTCCCGCTCGAGGAGGTCGTGCGCGAGAGTCCGCACGTCCCCGGTCTGCTCGGTGCCCCTGCCACCATCGACCTGGCCGGCGCGGAGATCGAGCTCGTCCCCCTGGTGGCGCGCGAGCACCGCCTCCGACGTGCGCTGGACGTCTACCTCTCCAGCCGCGCCGAGGGTGACGAGATCGACCTGGTGCTCATCGACTGCCCACCGAGCCTCGGGCTCCTCACGGTCAACGCCTTCGTCGCGGCACGCGAGGTGCTCATCCCGATCCAGTGCGAGTACTACGCGCTCGAGGGTCTGAGCCAGCTGCTCAAGAACGTCGAGCTCATCCAGCAGCACCTCAACGCCGAGCTCGAGGTCAGCACCATCCTGCTGACCATGTACGACGCACGCACGCGACTCTCCGCCGACGTGGCCGCCCAGGTGCGAGAGTACTTCGGCCCCCGTGTGCTGCGCGCCGCCATCCCGCGCTCGGTCCGCATCAGCGAGGCTCCGAGCCACGGCGAGACCGTCATCACCTACGACCCGACCAGCACGGGTGCCCTGTCCTACGTCGAAGCTGCTGCCGAGATGCGTCAGCTCCAGGAGGTTTCAGCATGA